Proteins from a genomic interval of Trifolium pratense cultivar HEN17-A07 linkage group LG6, ARS_RC_1.1, whole genome shotgun sequence:
- the LOC123891528 gene encoding metal tolerance protein 11 isoform X2: MLSMDIIHGQEDNIAEYYQQQVEVLEGFTEMDALAERGFIPGMSKEERDKLAKSETFAIRISNIANMVLFAAKVYASVRSGSLAIIASTLDSLLDLLSGFILWFTAFSMQTPNPYQYPIGKKRMQPLGILVFASVMATLGLQIILESLRTLIYSDNTFNLTKEQERWVVGIMLSVTLVKFVLMIYCRSFTNEIVKAYAQDHFFDVITNVIGLIAALLANYFDDWMDPVGAIILALYTIRTWSMTVLENVNSLVGKSAAPEYLQKLTYLCWNHHKAVRHIDTVRAYTFGSHYFVEVDIVLPADMPLQEAHDIGESLQEKLELLPEIERAFVHLDYEFSHKPEHAQAHS; the protein is encoded by the exons ATGCTATCAATGGATATAATTCATG GTCAAGAAGATAATATTGCTGAATACTATCAGCAGCAGGTTGAAGTGCTTGAGGGCTTTACTGAAATGGATGCCTTAGCAGAGCGTGGTTTTATTCCTGGAATGTCTAAG GAGGAACGAGACAAGTTAGCTAAGAGTGAGACATTTGCTATCAGAATATCAAACATAGCAAACATGGTTCTTTTTGCTGCCAAAGTTTATGCTTCAGTCAGAAGTGGTTCCCTAGCCATCATTGCATCGACTTTAGACTCTCTTTTGGACCTCCTTTCTGGATTCATCTTATGGTTCACTGCATTTTCCATGCAAACACCAAACCCATATCAGTACCCTATCGGAAAGAAGCGGATGCAACCTTTG GGAATTCTTGTTTTTGCCTCTGTCATGGCGACTCTGGGACTACAAATAATTTTGGAGTCTCTCCGCACATTAATATACTCT GATAATACCTTCAACTTGACCAAGGAACAAGAGCGCTGGGTTGTGGGTATTATGCTTTCAGTAACTTTGGTGAAATTCGTGCTGATGATTTATTGCCGCTCTTTTACTAATGAGATTGTTAAGGCTTATGCTCAGGATCACTTTTTTGATGTGATCACTAATGTCATTGGCCTCATTGCTGCACTTTTggctaattattttgatgattggaTGGATCCTGTCGGTGCCATCATT TTGGCTTTGTACACGATTCGCACATGGTCAATGACTGTGTTGGAAAACGTTAATTCCCTAGTTGGAAAATCAGCTGCACCAGAGTATCTTCAGAAACTTACATACCTCTGCTGGAACCACCACAAGGCTGTAAGGCACATTGACACCGTCCGGGCTTACACATTTGGGTCTCACTACTTTGTTGAGGTTGATATCGTCCTTCCAGCTGACATGCCTTTACAAGAGGCTCATGATATTGGGGAATCATTGCAAGAGAAGCTTGAACTTTTGCCAGAGATCGAGCGTGCTTTTGTTCATCTTGATTATGAGTTCAGTCACAAACCTGAGCATGCACAAGCACATTCTTAG
- the LOC123891528 gene encoding metal tolerance protein 11 isoform X1 — protein MTGKMAETVELQNEEELSLLSISDNGDRSWRLNFESFQLSSEHTEKTPKPSPGIHDCYGVLGQEDNIAEYYQQQVEVLEGFTEMDALAERGFIPGMSKEERDKLAKSETFAIRISNIANMVLFAAKVYASVRSGSLAIIASTLDSLLDLLSGFILWFTAFSMQTPNPYQYPIGKKRMQPLGILVFASVMATLGLQIILESLRTLIYSDNTFNLTKEQERWVVGIMLSVTLVKFVLMIYCRSFTNEIVKAYAQDHFFDVITNVIGLIAALLANYFDDWMDPVGAIILALYTIRTWSMTVLENVNSLVGKSAAPEYLQKLTYLCWNHHKAVRHIDTVRAYTFGSHYFVEVDIVLPADMPLQEAHDIGESLQEKLELLPEIERAFVHLDYEFSHKPEHAQAHS, from the exons ATGACCGGGAAAATGGCGGAAACGGTGGAGCTTCAGAACGAAGAAGAACTTTCTTTGCTGTCAATTTCCGATAATGGTGACCGGTCATGGCGGTTAAACTTCGAGTCTTTTCAGTTATCTTCTGAACATACGGAAAAGACACCCAAGCCCTCTCCTGGTATCCATGACTGTTACGGTGTTCTTG GTCAAGAAGATAATATTGCTGAATACTATCAGCAGCAGGTTGAAGTGCTTGAGGGCTTTACTGAAATGGATGCCTTAGCAGAGCGTGGTTTTATTCCTGGAATGTCTAAG GAGGAACGAGACAAGTTAGCTAAGAGTGAGACATTTGCTATCAGAATATCAAACATAGCAAACATGGTTCTTTTTGCTGCCAAAGTTTATGCTTCAGTCAGAAGTGGTTCCCTAGCCATCATTGCATCGACTTTAGACTCTCTTTTGGACCTCCTTTCTGGATTCATCTTATGGTTCACTGCATTTTCCATGCAAACACCAAACCCATATCAGTACCCTATCGGAAAGAAGCGGATGCAACCTTTG GGAATTCTTGTTTTTGCCTCTGTCATGGCGACTCTGGGACTACAAATAATTTTGGAGTCTCTCCGCACATTAATATACTCT GATAATACCTTCAACTTGACCAAGGAACAAGAGCGCTGGGTTGTGGGTATTATGCTTTCAGTAACTTTGGTGAAATTCGTGCTGATGATTTATTGCCGCTCTTTTACTAATGAGATTGTTAAGGCTTATGCTCAGGATCACTTTTTTGATGTGATCACTAATGTCATTGGCCTCATTGCTGCACTTTTggctaattattttgatgattggaTGGATCCTGTCGGTGCCATCATT TTGGCTTTGTACACGATTCGCACATGGTCAATGACTGTGTTGGAAAACGTTAATTCCCTAGTTGGAAAATCAGCTGCACCAGAGTATCTTCAGAAACTTACATACCTCTGCTGGAACCACCACAAGGCTGTAAGGCACATTGACACCGTCCGGGCTTACACATTTGGGTCTCACTACTTTGTTGAGGTTGATATCGTCCTTCCAGCTGACATGCCTTTACAAGAGGCTCATGATATTGGGGAATCATTGCAAGAGAAGCTTGAACTTTTGCCAGAGATCGAGCGTGCTTTTGTTCATCTTGATTATGAGTTCAGTCACAAACCTGAGCATGCACAAGCACATTCTTAG
- the LOC123891527 gene encoding beta-hexosaminidase 1 codes for MITMFQSKPRTLFSPILSLFFLFFFLLITFASKIKHHDNNLHNHDESLTYLWPLPSQFTSGNHSLSVDPSLTVSVIGNGGVADFPTLNFAFDRYKEIIFKHTGYGFGKGLVRKLRERIGVGVVSSYNIVILNIIVHSNIEELKLGVDESYTLKISTANESSVAGDATIEANTVFGALRGLETFSQLCSFDYTTKTVKINNAPWSIQDKPRFAYRGLMLDTSRHYLPINVIKQVIESMSYAKLNVLHWHIIDEQSFPLEIPTYPNLWKGSYTKWERYTVEEAYEIVNFAKLRGINVMAEIDVPGHAESWGAGYPDLWPSPSCREPLDVSKNYTFDVISGILSDMRKIFPFELFHLGGDEVNTDCWRNTPHVKEWLQKHNMTTKDAYEYFVLKAQEIALSKNWSPVNWEETFNTFPSKLHPETIVHNWLGPGVCPKAVAKGFRCIFSNQGVWYLDHLDVPWDEVYTAEPLEGIEKDEEKKLVLGGEVCMWGETADASDVQQTIWPRAAAAAERLWSPIDSTSAQNVTLTALPRLQHFRCLLNGRGVPAAPVTNYYGRRAPDGPGSCYDQ; via the exons ATGATTACTATGTTTCAATCCAAACCCAGAACCCTCTTTTCACCAATTTTGTCactttttttcttattcttcttcttgttAATTACCTTTGCTTCTAAAATCAAACATCATGATAATAATCTTCACAATCATGATGAATCACTCACATATCTATGGCCACTCCCTTCACAATTCACTTCAGGAAATCACTCTCTCTCCGTTGACCCTTCACTCACTGTTTCAGTCATTGGAAATGGTGGTGTTGCTGATTTTCCAACTCTTAATTTCGCTTTTGATAGATATAAAGAGATCATTTTTAAGCATACTGGTTATGGATTTGGTAAAGGGTTGGTTAGAAAGTTAAGAGAAAGGATTGGTGTTGGTGTTGTTTCTTCTTATAATATTGTTATTTTGAATATCATTGTACATTCAAATATTGAGGAG CTTAAACTTGGCGTGGATGAAAGCTATACCTTAAAAATTTCTACAGCCAATGAGTCTTCTGTTGCTGGGGATGCTACCATTGAG GCAAATACTGTTTTTGGTGCATTGCGTGGATTAGAG ACATTCAGCCAGCTTTGTTCTTTTGATTATACAACTAAAACAGTAAAAATAAACAATGCACCTTGGTCCATCCAAGATAAACCTAGATTTGCATACCGCGGTCTTATGTTAG ATACATCGAGGCACTACTTACCAATCAATGTAATTAAGCAAGTTATTGAATCTATGTCCTATGCCAAACTT AATGTTCTACATTGGCACATCATAGACGAACAGTCGTTTCCTCTCGAGATACCTACATATCCAAATTTATGGAAAGGTTCATATACAAAGTGGGAGCGTTACACAGTAGAGGAGGCATATGAAATTGTGAA CTTTGCCAAACTGAGAG GCATAAATGTGATGGCAGAAATAGACGTTCCTGGGCATGCAGAGTCATG GGGTGCTGGGTATCCTGACCTTTGGCCATCACCTTCCTGCCGGGAGCCACTAGATGTTTCAAAGAATTATACTTTTGATGTCATTTCCGGTATTCTGTCAG ATATGAGAAAGATTTTCCCGTTTGAGCTATTTCACCTGGGTGGTGATGAAGTTAATACAG ATTGCTGGAGAAATACTCCTCATGTAAAGGAATG GCTTCAGAAACACAACATGACTACTAAAGATGCCTATGAATACTTTGTACTGAAGGCTCAAGAGATAGCCCTTTCAAAAAATTGGAGTCCAGTGAACTG GGAAGAAACCTTCAACACATTTCCATCAAAGCTTCATCCTGAAACAATAGTGCATAACTG GTTGGGCCCTGGTGTTTGTCCAAAGGCTGTTGCAAAGGGTTTCAGATGCATTTTCAGTAACCAAGGTGTCTGGTATCTTGACCATCTCGATGTGCCTTGGGATGAGGTCTATACTGCCGAGCCACTAGAAGGTATagagaaagatgaagaaaaaaagctTGTACTTGGAGGAGAAGTTTGTATGTGGGGTGAGACAGCTGATGCATCTGATGTTCAGCAAACAATTTGGCCTCGAGCTGCCGCAGCTGCAG AACGCTTGTGGAGTCCGATAGATTCCACTTCTGCACAAAATGTTACCTTAACGGCATTGCCGCGGCTTCAACACTTCAGATGTCTATTAAATGGACGAGGGGTTCCGGCTGCTCCTGTGACAAACTATTATGGTAGAAGGGCACCTGATGGTCCAGGCTCATGCTATGACCAATAA
- the LOC123892103 gene encoding uncharacterized protein LOC123892103, with the protein MNFWKGIPTVQNFGQYTRVLFNPNIDAAAELKQRMLDRTISKPHSIYAINETTKAHVLDQWVYKTIRHTLSTLGLCAMGSVYAILGKVEHLEPNCDWWYLSCVCNTKVIPYDNMYYWRTCSRRVLIVSQG; encoded by the exons ATGAATTTTTGGAAAG GTATACCTACTGTTCAGAATTTCGGACAATATACAAGGGTGTTATTCAATCCAAATATTGATGCCGCTGCAGAATTGAAGCAAAG AATGCTGGACAGAACAATTTCTAAGCCTCATTCGATATATGCAATAAATGAAACTACAAAAGCACATGTATTGGATCAGTGGGTGTACAAAACAATTAGACATACTCTATCAACCCTTGGTTTATGTGCAATG GGGTCGGTGTACGCTATATTGGGCAAAGTAGAACATTTGGAACCTAACTGCGATTGGTGGTATTTATCCTGTGTATGCAATACCAAAGTGATTCCTTATGATAATATGTATTATTGGAGAACATGCAGTAGACGTGTTTTAATTGTTAGTCAAGggtaa